The following proteins come from a genomic window of Trueperaceae bacterium:
- the selD gene encoding selenide, water dikinase SelD, producing the protein MDTPAELRLTKTVNRGGCAAKLEAGSLATLLAGLPRQEHPDLLVGTDFLDDAAVWRISEERLLVQTVDFFTPILDDPRDFGAVAAANALSDIFAMGGRPFSALTVLAFPSATLPGSVLTELMAGATERINAAGALLVGGHSIDDDTLKLGFSVNGFVATGQMWSNRGARPGDRLLLTKAVGTGTLTGGLKNDEVTAADLAEAIESMKLLNLLDLPPDLREAVHAATDVTGFGLLGHSLHIARGSNVTIEIEAGSVPLLANARETLGRGIVTRAHGSNTTYVAAAVAGRESISELDWLALVDPQTSGGLLLSVAGERAQELLAAVRPRFPRAELIGTVSIAGERPIVVR; encoded by the coding sequence TTGGATACGCCGGCAGAGCTGAGACTCACGAAAACCGTCAACCGGGGAGGGTGCGCCGCGAAGCTCGAAGCCGGCAGTCTCGCGACCCTGCTCGCCGGCCTGCCGCGTCAGGAGCACCCTGACCTGCTGGTGGGGACCGATTTCCTCGACGACGCCGCCGTCTGGCGCATCTCGGAGGAGCGGTTGCTGGTGCAGACGGTCGACTTCTTCACCCCGATACTCGACGATCCACGCGATTTCGGTGCCGTCGCAGCCGCCAACGCGCTCTCCGACATCTTCGCCATGGGCGGCCGACCGTTCTCGGCGCTGACGGTGCTGGCCTTCCCCTCGGCGACACTGCCGGGATCGGTTCTGACGGAACTGATGGCGGGGGCGACGGAGCGGATAAATGCCGCCGGCGCTCTCCTCGTGGGCGGTCACTCGATCGACGACGACACCCTCAAGCTCGGTTTCAGCGTGAACGGGTTCGTGGCTACCGGGCAGATGTGGAGCAACCGCGGGGCTCGGCCCGGCGACCGGCTGCTGCTCACCAAGGCGGTCGGTACCGGGACGCTGACCGGGGGACTCAAGAACGACGAAGTGACCGCCGCCGATCTGGCCGAGGCGATCGAGTCGATGAAGCTCCTCAACCTGCTCGACCTGCCGCCCGATCTGAGGGAGGCCGTACACGCAGCGACCGACGTCACCGGCTTCGGTCTGCTGGGCCACTCGCTCCACATCGCCCGCGGATCGAACGTGACGATCGAGATCGAGGCCGGCTCGGTCCCGCTCCTCGCCAACGCCCGTGAGACGCTCGGCCGGGGGATCGTCACCAGGGCTCATGGCAGCAACACGACATACGTGGCGGCGGCCGTCGCCGGACGCGAGAGCATCTCCGAGCTGGATTGGCTGGCGCTGGTCGACCCTCAGACGAGCGGCGGGCTGCTGCTCAGCGTGGCCGGCGAGCGGGCCCAGGAGTTGCTCGCTGCGGTCCGCCCCCGGTTCCCGAGAGCGGAGCTGATCGGGACGGTATC